GCCCCCTTCTATGCATGCCTACGAAATCTGCAGATACGGCCAACCACCCATCGTCGGACAACAACTCATTTTCCAAGCTCGAGTACCCCGCCATCCTCCATACTCTAAAAAACGGCATGACGTTCAAAAATTAGCTCAATGGCATTTGACTGAACACCTGCCGGGCATGGTGTCTGTCATGGGTGTCGTTGACGGGGGAGGAGGAGTGTACCTTGCTACGGACGGGTCCTGGGTGAAAGGCGCCGTCGTAAAACGCAAGCAGGCACGTCGGTGCTGGTTGCGGAGGTCCGACAATGCCTGCGTGGTGGCCGGAGAGATACAACGGCGGCACAGAAGAAGGCCGGGGATGCAAAGCAAAAGGAAGAAGGGACGGATTGGAAGAAAATGTCGACCGGGAGGGGTGATTGAGTGGGCCGGAGGTGTCGGAGTGCTACATGGTTGTTGTCTTGACTCCCGCAAAGCCCCCGACTTAGCTTCGAATTTGTAGAAAAAAGTGTGTCCGGATCACTCGGCAAACCAATACAGAATCACGTTGGATGTCAAAACACGTCCAGACCACGCGATACAATGGTATGCGGACGGTTTGAGGGTCGCGCTGGAGATGCCCTCAGCTTTGCCCCCCGGACGCCTCCCTGCCTGCTGCCACCCCCATCCAGATCCGGGAGCGACCCCGCGCTTGCTCGCGACTCCACCTCGGGGTGTCCCACCGTTCGTCATGGGCCCCGCTACTCCGACCACCGTCAGGGCAGCGCATTGTAAGCTCAAACCTTCTATCTGCTTTCCAGGAATCCTTTCTAACGGACCATTGTTGCCGCAATCATTGTAAAATAAAGTTTAATTATGCACGTACAAGTCTTTTTTTTtaaagctttgcctcatccattaaataagagagaatagagttTGTTACAAGCCACCGAAATACACGACATAGGGATTACTCGCGCGCAATAAAAGACCCTAATTTCTTAGCTCCGGCGATGACCCAAAGGTTTGCCTCGGTGGAGATGGATGAAAGCAAGATTGGCGGTGGGGCACGTACAAGTCTCTGTTTAGCACATTTGNNNNNNNNNNNNNNNNNNNNNNNNNNNNNNNNNNNNNNNNNNNNNNNNNNNNNNNNNNNNNNNNNNNNNNNNNNNNNNNNNNNNNNNNNNNNNNNNNNNNNNNNNNNNNNNNNNNNNNNNNNNNNNNNNNNNNNNNNNNNNNNNNNNNNNNNNNNNNNNNNNNNNNNNNNNNNNNNNNNNNNNNNNNNNNNNNNNNNNNNNNNNNNNNNNNNNNNNNNNNNNNNNNNNNNNNNNNNNNNNNNNNNNNNNNNNNNNNNNNNNNNNNNNNNNNNNNNNNNNNNNNNNNNNNNNNNNNNNNNNNNNNNNNNNNNNNNNNNNTTTGGGCTGGTGTCCTTCTGTTTCATCTTCTGCACTCCAATGTCAAAAATTCTTACTGCTCTGCATTAGACCATCAAAATGTATGTGCCATCTGCCCCTCTCACAACTATTATAGGTGTTCTATCCGTGAGTAACACCAGTCAGCTAACTAGGGTTTTGTTCCTTCAATTAGTCGCTTTGTTATCCTAACAGCATCACTCCTTCAATAAAGCTTAATTAATTTTCAGATTGTATATTCGATTAGGCACTcctgtatttttatttttattttttcgagTTGGAATTGGCAGCGCTCCAGTATTTTGACACCGCATAGTATAATGTACTTCATTTTAATCATTTTTAATAAAAAAAATAGTTTGTGTGCATCACTCGATGTAGAGGTTGGGGGTGCTCCCTCCTTTTTGAGGGAAAACATTCATTGATTTGAGGTTGCTCACCACATATGCCATGTGGTGAAAAACTTTGTTTTTAATCGTTCCTTTTAGTGAAAATGCATCTGCTCTATGGGAGAAGCAACTACTATCACCCAACAATAATGTTCCCTCTCAGGATTAGACATTTGATTGCAGGCCAAGACTGTGCCTTCTTCTGATGAGACGTTTATGATATTTACGAGCAAGCATGAGCTTTTgatcttgtttcaaaaaaaaaaagcatGAACTTTTGATCCATATCGACCTCAACTCACACTGTTTGTACGATTGTTAATTTGTGCTCGATGGGGTGTTTGGTTCCTTTTTTTTCTTAGCTGGCTAAGATGCTTCAACTTCGACGATACCCTAATTGTTTTTGGACAATGAATTTGCTATTTCCTTTAACAGACTGGTGCTTAGCACATGGTATAGATATTTCCCAACTGATGTTCCATTCTACAATTCTACTCTGTCATCTTCGTTTGTTTCATTGTCTTGATCCACCTCAACTGCTAACCTTTTGTATTAAATTTGTGAAAGATGGCAATGTTATGCCATATGATACCAGTGTGACAATCACCGGAGCTACGAGCAGGTCAATCACTAGGCGCGGTGAAGCACGCCTGTTATTCTAGTACTATATGGGACACTGAGTATTATGTATATCTCTTCATAATGGCTTAAAAACTGATGCATAAAAACAACCATGCGCTccatctgtaaactaatataagaccgtttatagatcactaaagtagtgacctAAACGGTCTTATATTAGTTTGCAGAGTATATATCTCTACAAAATGTCTTCAAAATTGATGCATAAAAACAGCAACGACCTCTAAAGCAGGCCTCGACAATACtgaaattttgttgaattttctgtgACAAGATTTTTTCTGTGACAAGATTTTGCTTTCCGGCGGTAGATTAACTGTACATGTACAAAATATTTCTGTAGCATATTTGATAAACAGCCAGACATGTAATTCTTGGCATGTGCCAGATCACGAGCTCTCAAACTATTTTGCCCACAGTTTTGGGGTGATGTTGTTCGTAATGGCATTTAAGTTCAGTATTTTCTTTCACAAATGTACTTGCTCTATGACTGGATTGTGAGCAAGAAATACTTCAATCTGCCTCTACGGCGCAGTGCCCCACAGCCCCAGAACATCAATATTTGCAATGTCACTAATGCATTGATTGTATGTAATTCTACTGCTATGAAGTCTAAAGATACAGAACAATGGGTATCATCTACTGACTTACAGGTCTACTAAAGCTACAGGAGGTAGTTGGATTTCAAATTCCAAGAGACTTGGTTTGCCAAAAGATGAACATAGTGAGAGAATTACAATTCCTAGATACCCGACTGTAAAGGTAGTTTCCCAGAAAACCACAGGAACCTCCGCGTAGGTTGAACTAACCAGCTTTCCTCAGTAGTTGTTAAACAAACCTCCTATTAGAGTTGAGCTTCCCAAGTACAGAGGAATTGCTCATATTAGTCGTAGCGTGAGTTTAGTTTCCTCATAATTTAACTGGTCTATGTCTTAACTCCCGTTACAAGGTCTTCCTCGCAGGCCCGTCAGGATGCTTTAGGGCCACCCTCGCTAACAGAGAGACAACTCTTTTTATGGGACTCACCACGGCAGCCATACCACCGATGTCGGTGTTGCAGATGACACTGGAAAGCTCTGCCTTCTTCGTTACTTTATACCTGAGCTTATTCCTGTCGTCCGCAGCATCAATGGTGATTGTCGAGCCTTCACTGGCCTCACCCTTAACCAGCATTTGGGACAGCTTAGTCATCACATTCTTCTCCAACCATCTCCTTATGGGCCTTGCACCATACATCTGTGAGACAAAGCATGCATGGTTACCAAAACGTACACACACATGAAAACATGAGCCTAATCATGCGTTTAATAAGCTTGAAAAACGAGGCTGTCCTTACTGGGTTGTATGATTCCGATAAAATGACATCCAACGCAGCATCACTTGCGAAAAGAGAGATGCCCTTGTCAGCCACCCTGGCAATGACGCTCTTCATTTGGATTTTCACAATCTCCTTCAGTTTGTCATGCAAAAGCGGCTCAAATACCACAATCTCACTCAGCCTGTTGAGGAACTCAGGTTTGAAGTGTttctgaacctgcacaaacaatatCATAATGATGAGAAACTCGGGCTTGAAAGTGTTTTCCGAGCCTTCATACCAGCAGTCTGGGATTCACAGACCTGTTTCATCAAAAGGTCACGTGCCGCATCCATTGTGATTTCTCCGGCCATTCCTGCTGTGAGGTGCTCTGCTCCTAGATTTGATGTCATAATGATGATGGTATTCTTGAAATCTACCGTCCGTCCTTTGCCATCAGTCAACACACCATCATCAAGAAGTTGAATAAAAATGTTCAACACCGAGGGATCTGCCTTCTCCACCTCATCGAAAAGGATGACACTGTATGGGCGATTTCTAACTTTCTCAGTCAGTTGCCCCCCGTCATCATAGCCATCATGGCTTTAAGAAGTTGCAAAAGAAGAATTAGTATCAATCAAGCTAAATACTAAGAAGTAATGCAATTTTtacgaaatatattcaaattaccttGGGGGTGCTCCAATGAGACGCAAAATAGATCCACTGTCAACATATTCAGACATGTCAAAGCGAACCAACATCTTCTCGCTGCCAAATAGCTGCTCAGCAAGAGCTTTTGCAAGCTCTGTCTTTCCAACACCAGTTGAGCCCAAGAAGAGGAAAGATCCTATGGGTTGGCCCGGATGATCAAGGCCAGTCATAGAACATACCACTGCTTCAGCAACCACATTTACCGCTTCATCCTGGCCAATAACTCGCTCATGAAGCCTGTCCGCTAGGTGGATTAACTTATCCATCTCCTCTTGCTCAAGTGCACATACAGGAATTCCAGTCCATTGGCTCACAACCTTCAAACCACAATGTTAACGTTAGAATTTGCATGATAAATATTGATTGAAACAGCAGATACACATGTCGTTGTGAGTAAAATGCTTACTTGTGCGACATCATTTGGTTCAACAGCTGCTCCCTTCAATGAATTTTCAGAAATCGCCCTTTTTATTTTGGCAGTGCACGCCTCATCAATCAGATCAATAGCCTTATCCGGAAATTGACGACCTATGGTAAAGACAGCAACAAGGTCCATCAATTTTCTACAATATATAATCCATTGTTGACACTCATGGGTACAACTCGGCATAAAAGAAAAATTGCATTGCAGGTTACCCCATCAATTTATATGCACAGCACTGTAAACATTGTGTTTCTAGAATTATTTCAACTTAATGTCCACAATGAAATAAGGGTGCTTCACGGGGCTCAATATACTTGCCCTTGAAATCACAGTCTATGCAGATAGTTTAATTAGCATGTGAACTATGGAGCCTTAAGATGGGGAAGAAAATAACCACAAAAGACCATATGTAGTTCTCTACATCCTAATCACCTCTTAAAACAATAGAAACAAGTAAATTCCTTACCAGTGATGTAGCGGGCAGCAAGCTGCACAGCAGCAACAAGAGCAGCATCTTGGATTTCCAAGTCATGATGCTGTTCGAACTGCTGCTTTAGCCCCCGCAGAATGCCAATTGTCGCCTGCGTGCTTGGCTCCTCGATATGCACCTTCTGGAATCGCCGCTCGAGTGCAGGATCCTTCTCAATGTAATTGCGGTAACCATCAAAAGTCGTCGCACCTACACAGCGGATACGACCACGGGCCAAAGCCGGCTTCAGCAAGCTGGAAGCGTCTGTATTTCCGTGGCTATCACCAGCACCAGGAACCACGTGCATCTCATCGATGAAGAGAATTATCTTGCCGCCCGCATTCTCCGCCTGCTTTATCACGCTCTTCATTCGCTCCTCAAACATACCGCGCAAACAAGTCCCAGCAACCATGGTCCCGAGGTCGATCTCCACGACACGTGCCCCAGCAAGAGCAGCAGGTACCTTGCCGGTAGCGATGCGCTGTGCGAGCCCCTCGGCGATGGCAGTCTTGCCAACCCCCGCGTGGCCAACCAGCGCGGCGCAGTTCTTGGTCTTGCGGCAGAGGATGGAAATAACGCGGTCGATCTCATCATCACGGCCGACAACCAGTCCGACTCCCTTGCCGGTGATGTGGCGCCCGTAGGTGCGCATAGCCGCTTTACGATCGTAGTACTTCCATGCTGCCCAACCCAAGCCAACAGCTGCTCCAAGGAAGATGAAAGGTTCGATCTCTCGCCAAATCAAAGATAGCTGATGGAGAACACTTCCTTGCACATCATCAGTTCTTTGCACAACCCGCGCCCCCAGCAGTGGATCATAGGTCCCTCTCATACCTGTGCAGAAGCCCTGACCTGAACGAGGAAAAGGACAGCAATGCTTCATATATATAGAAGAGGGGGTACATGTATGTACATGATAATCGAGATAAATTCTTGTTGTAGAAGGATCGGAGTTTGTTCCAATATCAAACTTTATTCTGTTTTCGCTCTGGAAAACCTTGTTGGAATCAAACTTTGCTCAAAGATCATAAGGAACGTTTGTTCCCTGCCTCGTGAAAAGTATAGACTTTTCTCTTAATTAAGTATAAAAAAATTGTCCAAGTTGTAATTATAAGAGGAGGAAAAGTGTGGGGCGAGGCGCAAACAAATTACCTGACTAGTGACCCAAGATGTTCCAGTCCTCTGCTCCGCCGCAGCTCTACGCCGGCCGCCCCGCTCCGACGCCGACTCCCTGCCCCGCACCAGGGAGCCGTCGTCAGCTCGACCAGTTCAGGTCAGGCCCGCTCCCCCCAGTGGCGCTCGAGTCCCAGTTCGCCCCTCGCTGCTTCGCCGCTGGCCTGCAGCGAGCAGC
Above is a window of Triticum dicoccoides isolate Atlit2015 ecotype Zavitan chromosome 5B, WEW_v2.0, whole genome shotgun sequence DNA encoding:
- the LOC119312073 gene encoding chaperone protein ClpB1-like; translation: MRGTYDPLLGARVVQRTDDVQGSVLHQLSLIWREIEPFIFLGAAVGLGWAAWKYYDRKAAMRTYGRHITGKGVGLVVGRDDEIDRVISILCRKTKNCAALVGHAGVGKTAIAEGLAQRIATGKVPAALAGARVVEIDLGTMVAGTCLRGMFEERMKSVIKQAENAGGKIILFIDEMHVVPGAGDSHGNTDASSLLKPALARGRIRCVGATTFDGYRNYIEKDPALERRFQKVHIEEPSTQATIGILRGLKQQFEQHHDLEIQDAALVAAVQLAARYITGRQFPDKAIDLIDEACTAKIKRAISENSLKGAAVEPNDVAQVVSQWTGIPVCALEQEEMDKLIHLADRLHERVIGQDEAVNVVAEAVVCSMTGLDHPGQPIGSFLFLGSTGVGKTELAKALAEQLFGSEKMLVRFDMSEYVDSGSILRLIGAPPSHDGYDDGGQLTEKVRNRPYSVILFDEVEKADPSVLNIFIQLLDDGVLTDGKGRTVDFKNTIIIMTSNLGAEHLTAGMAGEITMDAARDLLMKQVQKHFKPEFLNRLSEIVVFEPLLHDKLKEIVKIQMKSVIARVADKGISLFASDAALDVILSESYNPMYGARPIRRWLEKNVMTKLSQMLVKGEASEGSTITIDAADDRNKLRYKVTKKAELSSVICNTDIGGMAAVVSPIKRVVSLLARVALKHPDGPARKTL